Genomic segment of Actinomycetota bacterium:
CTCGTGGCCGAGATCAAGGGGCGCGACCTCGTGAGCGGTCTGCCGAAGACCATCACGATCACGGCGGAGGAGATCCGCCGCGCGATCGAGGAACCCGTCAACGCCATCATCGACGCCATCAAGACCACGCTCGACCGGACCCCCCCCGAGCTCTCCGCGGACATCATGGACCGCGGCATCGTGCTCACCGGCGGCGGCGCCCTGCTCCGCGGGCTCGACAAGCGCCTGCGCCACGAAACCGGCATGCCCGTGCGCATCGCCGACACGCCGCTGCAGGCGGTGGTGCTGGGATCCGGCAAGTGCCTCGAGGAGTTCGAGGTGCTGCAGCGCGTCCTGGTGACCCCGTCGCGCCGGTAGCCGCCCGTGGTCACCCGGCAGCGCCCCCGCTCGACGCGGCTCCTGGTGGTCGCCCTGGTCTCGATCTCCCTCGCGGTGATCACCCTCGATTACCGACAGGGCGCATCTGGCCCGCTCGCCGGGGTCGGCAGCGCCGCGAAGTCCGTCATGGCGCCCATGCAGGAAGCGGTGACGACGGTCACCGAGCCGGTCGGTGACTTCTTCTCGGGGCTCGCGCACCTTCCCTCGCTCGCCGATGAGAACGAGCGGCTGCAGGAGGAGAACGATTCCCTCCGCTCGCAGATCGCGTCCGATGCATACGAGCAGGAGCAGTACCAGGGGCTGCTGGACCTCATGGAGCTCCGCGGCTCACTCGACCCAACGTCGGTGCCGGCGCTCGTGATCGCGAACGGCATCTCGAACTTCGAGTACACCATCACGATCGACAAGGGATCGAACGCCGGCATCGAGGTGGATCAGCCGGTGGCGACCGGTTTCCCGGGCTCGCCGATGCTCGTCGGGCGCGTCGTGCAGGTGACCCCGACGTCGTCCGATGTCCGGCTGATCATCGATCGCGACTACGCCGTCGCCGCCACCGTCGAGGGCACCGAGGAAGCGGGCCTCGTCGAGGGCCAGGGCGATCAGGATCTGCGCATGAGCCTCGTGGAGCCTGGCACGGTGATCGAGGGCGACGAGTCGGTCTTCACGCAGGGGTACGAGGTCAACGGCGAGGTCGGCCTCTATCCGCCCGGCATGCTGATCGGCCAGGTCTCACGAACGATCGAGGCCGAGAACGTCACGCAGGAGTATGTGGAGGTGCGTCCCGCCGTCGACTTCGAGACGCTGCAGTTCGTACTCGTGTTGCAGGCGAGGACGGAGGCGTGAGCCGGTGACCCGACGTGTGCTCGTGACGATCGTCG
This window contains:
- the mreC gene encoding rod shape-determining protein MreC, producing MVALVSISLAVITLDYRQGASGPLAGVGSAAKSVMAPMQEAVTTVTEPVGDFFSGLAHLPSLADENERLQEENDSLRSQIASDAYEQEQYQGLLDLMELRGSLDPTSVPALVIANGISNFEYTITIDKGSNAGIEVDQPVATGFPGSPMLVGRVVQVTPTSSDVRLIIDRDYAVAATVEGTEEAGLVEGQGDQDLRMSLVEPGTVIEGDESVFTQGYEVNGEVGLYPPGMLIGQVSRTIEAENVTQEYVEVRPAVDFETLQFVLVLQARTEA